A single window of Periplaneta americana isolate PAMFEO1 chromosome 14, P.americana_PAMFEO1_priV1, whole genome shotgun sequence DNA harbors:
- the LOC138713720 gene encoding uncharacterized protein — protein sequence MFRTYIRLPHFLGYVATLVISILILWMIVFPIGFPNVFSSTKSTLPQPLRHTKFNIHPSVKQIAFLKTNSIFEGFNNVTGTANGELIVPNILHYVRIRRKSFSFIEAVCILSAFKNHKPDMIMFHTDMTEFTGPYWEKIKNTPGFSYKINKIKVPRHIFGKQISRQYFLLHATEFMKIKTLMDFGGIVLDSDIYVVKSLKGFRKYEMAIGWENGACISTRVLIAHKEARFLKLWLQSFRQYYPSKWYYNAGCKPTWEILTARPELVHRVRILFGLRSLARYLYRKWNWSGWKKLYTIPVLVRHSSLRPVRFKWLPKFDEKTIKYYPLAFGVMVRDVYTFT from the coding sequence AACGTACATTCGTCTACCGCATTTTCTGGGGTACGTGGCTACGCTTGTGATCAGCATTTTAATCTTATGGATGATTGTTTTCCCCATAGGATTTCCAAACGTATTCAGTAGCACAAAATCTACCTTGCCTCAGCCACTAAGACACACGAAATTTAATATTCATCCTTCTGTGAAACAGATAGCTTTTCTAAAAACCAACAGCATATTCGAAGGCTTTAATAACGTCACGGGGACTGCAAATGGTGAACTCATTGTACCTAACATTTTACATTATGTACGTATTAGACGGAAAAGTTTCTCGTTTATAGAAGCTGTTTGTATACTATCTGCTTTCAAGAATCATAAGCCAGATATGATTATGTTCCACACAGATATGACAGAATTCACCGGTCCTTACTGGGAGAAAATAAAAAACACACCTgggttttcttacaaaataaataagatcAAAGTCCCTAGGCACATATTTGGGAAGCAAATAAGTAGACAGTACTTCTTACTGCACGCCACCGAGTTCATGAAGATCAAGACGTTGATGGACTTCGGTGGAATCGTGCTCGACAGCGACATTTATGTGGTGAAGAGTCTGAAGGGCTTCAGGAAGTACGAGATGGCGATTGGCTGGGAAAATGGAGCGTGCATAAGCACGAGGGTCTTGATTGCTCATAAAGAAGCTCGTTTCTTGAAGCTATGGCTGCAGTCGTTCCGGCAGTATTACCCCAGTAAGTGGTACTACAACGCGGGGTGCAAGCCCACTTGGGAAATATTGACAGCGAGGCCGGAACTTGTTCACCGAGTCAGAATTTTATTTGGACTGCGATCGCTGGCTCGTTACTTGTACAGAAAGTGGAACTGGAGCGGTTGGAAAAAGTTATACACAATCCCTGTTCTCGTGAGGCACAGCAGTTTAAGACCGGTACGATTTAAGTGGCTTCCAAAATTTGATGAGAAGACTATTAAATATTATCCGTTAGCGTTTGGAGTTATGGTGAGGGATGTGTACACTTTTACGTAA